One window of the Labeo rohita strain BAU-BD-2019 chromosome 9, IGBB_LRoh.1.0, whole genome shotgun sequence genome contains the following:
- the hcn5 gene encoding potassium/sodium hyperpolarization-activated cyclic nucleotide-gated channel 2, translated as MQRLAPENHRRRFSWSGWKNLLLPQLNRRSLFVYGSEVAVEKECVRQKEEGVFVIHPFSRLRSYYIMCMVAITFLNLIGIPMEIAFLDGNSGVGWEGFNVFSDTLFLIDVGLNFRMGIITEDSEGAILDLKSIRQRYLKSWFVPDMVAAFPVGYILLIADLQYHGDSPSSRASKMMRILMFVRILSLVRLLRVSRLVRFFNEVERVSNANLEVMRLFLRILSLFMMIFLLCHWNGCIQYFVPMLEEFPSDCWVRRENLMNATVGEKYSFGVFRALSHMTAISYGSSETPTSKDLFFLDEVELWIVMTSIVSGALMYTVMVANTAAMMTDVDITARAYKNKMNHLEDYMTFMKLPKALRMRINNYFQARYAGKWYDEKDVLKWVSSSLREEILMTMCSSHVRKVPFFRNCDINFINAILLELQYEVFQEGDIIIRQNTPGDRMFFIEHGQVLVENEFFQKELCDGDCFGESCLLTRGRHLATVQALTICQLFSLSVDSFHSVLKDYPDIRRDLDTFQQDKDFLLC; from the exons ATGCAGCGTCTCGCACCTGAGAATCACAGGCGGCGCTTCAGTTGGAGCGGCTGGAAAAACCTACTGCTGCCGCAGTTGAACAGACGCTCGCTCTTTGTCTACGGCAGTGAGGTGGCTGTGGAGAAGGAGTGCGTTAGACAGAAAGAGGAAGGCGTTTTCGTCATCCATCCCTTCAGTCGCTTAAG GAGTTATTACATCATGTGTATGGTGGCCATAACATTTCTCAATCTAATTGGCATTCCAATGGAGATTGCTTTTCTAGATGGAAACAGTGGAGTTGGTTGGGAGGGTTTTAATGTGTTCTCGGACACTCTGTTCCTGATTGACGTGGGGCTTAACTTTCGTATGGGGATCATTACTGAGGACAGTGAG GGAGCCATTCTGGATTTGAAAAGCATTCGACAACGGTATTTAAAAAGCTGGTTTGTACCTGACATGGTGGCAGCATTCCCAGTTGGTTACATACTACTTATTGCG GACTTACAATACCACGGTGACTCTCCCTCATCCAGAGCCAGCAAAATGATGCGCATCTTGATGTTTGTGAGAATCCTCAGTCTTGTTCGCCTGCTGCGTGTGTCAAGGCTTGTTAGGTTTTTCAATGAGGTGGAGAGA GTTTCAAACGCCAATTTGGAGGTGATGAGGTTGTTCCTAAGAATCTTGTCGTTATTTATGATGATTTTCCTGCTGTGCCACTGGAATGGCTGTATTCAGTATTTTGTGCCTATGCTTGAGGAGTTTCCCTCAGACTGCTGGGTTAGAAGAGAGAATCTAATG AATGCCACAGTGGGAGAGAAGTACTCTTTTGGAGTCTTTCGGGCCCTCTCTCATATGACTGCAATATCATACGGTTCCTCTGAAACACCCACAAGCAAGGA tcttttttttctagATGAGGTTGAGCTGTGGATTGTCATGACCAGCATTGTGTCTGGAGCCCTCATGTACACGGTGATGGTCGCCAACACTGCTGCAATGATGACTGATGTGGACATAACAGCAAGAGCGTACAAGAACAAG ATGAATCATCTGGAAGATTATATGACTTTCATGAAGCTTCCTAAAGCCCTCCGCATGCGCATCAACAACTACTTTCAGGCTCGGTATGCAGGGAAATGGTATGATGAGAAGGATGTCCTGAAGTGGGTGTCTTCATCCCTCAGAGAG GAAATTCTGATGACCATGTGCTCGTCCCATGTGAGAAAAGTTCCCTTTTTCCggaactgtgatataaacttcaTCAATGCCATTCTTCTGGAGCTGCAATATGAGGTCTTCCAAGAGGGTGACATCATCATCCGCCAGAACACTCCTGGTGACCGCATGTTCTTCATCGAGCATGGGCAGGTCCTTGTGGAGAATGAGTTTTTCCAGAAGGAACTGTGTGATGGAGACTGCTTTGGAG agtcATGTCTCCTAACAAGAGGAAGGCATTTGGCCACAGTACAAGCTTTGACTATCTGTCAGCTTTTTTCCTTGTCGGTGGACTCCTTTCATTCTGTTCTGAAGGAC